From a single Cotesia glomerata isolate CgM1 linkage group LG6, MPM_Cglom_v2.3, whole genome shotgun sequence genomic region:
- the LOC123267008 gene encoding mitochondrial carrier homolog 2-like translates to MVNSRKREEKMWSDVVSRLLLNTVSHPIEYAKVLIQIGHEPILPRETRTLILRKPALSLPNIFQYVRYIKACDGFTGCYRGLVPKICAYTINGVVMDKISDSYLFTEVFPQIQDDDEHIEELPDEKRKAAYIREFLKDAICKVAGIVACHPLDVIAIRMMAQFVGGEDKYKSVFSSIIEVYRENGLMGYYSGLVPRLIANVSTIALVSYSTYLINKYLVHDRESMSYVSALMTLLSTTVTYPFLVVYNCMAITNSGLAAGEPPHMPIYSSWVDCWKHLSMTNQLKRGSSLLWRYYTGPTAVINGKLVMLNKTHYYTLD, encoded by the exons atggtTAATTCTCGAAAGCGTGAAGAAAAAATGTGGTCGGATGTTGTTTCtcgtttattattaaacaccGTTTCACATCCTATTGAATATGCCAAAGTACTGATACAAATAGGACATGAACCAATATTACCTCGGGAAACTAGAACGTTGATTCTCCGAAAGCCAGCTTTATCACTgccaaatatttttcagtatg tgagaTACATAAAAGCATGTGATGGCTTCACTGGTTGCTATCGCGGGCTGGTTCCAAAAATATGTGCCTACACTATCAATGGTGTTGTTATGGACAAAATCAGtgattcttatttatttactgaaGTATTTCCACAAATTCAGGATGATGATGAACATATTGAAGAATTACCTGAtgaaaaaag AAAAGCAGCGTATAttcgtgaatttttaaaagatgcCATTTGTAAAGTTGCTGGAATTGTTGCTTGTCATCCCTTGGATGTCATTGCTATCAGGATGATGGCACAATTTGTTGGTGGCGAAGATAAATACAA GAGCGTATTCTCATCAATAATTGAAGTGTACAGAGAAAATGGCCTGATGGGTTACTACTCAGGCCTAGTACCCCGACTGATCGCAAACGTATCAACAATCGCCCTGGTCAGTTACTCGACGTACCTAATAAACAAATACCTGGTCCACGATCGGGAATCAATGTCATACGTCTCCGCACTGATGACCCTCCTCTCCACGACAGTTACCTACCCATTTTTAGTGGTGTACAACTGCATGGCTATCACTAATTCCGGACTAGCTGCAGGTGAGCCACCACACATGCCTATCTACTCATCCTGGGTGGATTGCTGGAAGCATTTATCAATGACCAACCAATTGAAACGCGGAAGCAGTTTGTTGTGGCGTTATTACACCGGTCCAACTGCTGTCATCAATGGAAAATTAGTAATGCTCAACAAAACGCACTACTACAcattggattaa
- the LOC123267009 gene encoding 39S ribosomal protein L13, mitochondrial has protein sequence MSLIRRAQQWGSMSRIWHIYDAKWQDPYKSAVYLVPFLQGKVKPIYAPLTLVGDHVVVINSKDIALRGDEWKKRVYFHHTTYHSGDTWTLAWELHRKNKTMIVKKAVYHALRGNLQRRHTMERLHIFPDENVPEDIMKNVSNQIRQLRPVPTHLDLIHEEVKKEFPRIMSYPSNYVLK, from the exons atgtcaTTGATAAGGCGAGCACAg CAATGGGGTTCAATGTCAAGAATCTGGCATATCTATGATGCTAAATGGCAAGATCCTTACAAAAGTGCTGTTTACTTGGTGCCGTTTCTTCAAGGAAAAGTTAAACCGATATACGCACCATTGa CACTGGTTGGAGATCACGTCGTAGTAATAAACAGCAAGGACATCGCCCTGAGAGGTGACGAATGGAAAAAACGAGTCTACTTCCACCATACAACTTACCACAGTGGAGATACCTGGACCCTGGCGTGGGAATTACACAGGAAGAATAAAACGATGATCGTCAAAAAAGCCGTGTACCACGCCTTGAGAGGCAACCTTCAACGTCGTCACACCATGGAACGCCTGCACATTTTCCCCGACGAAAATGTGCCTGAAGATATAATGAAGAACGTTTCTAACCAAATCCGACAGCTCAGACCAGTCCCTACACATCTTGACCTTATTCATGAGGAAGTTAAGAAGGAATTTCCCCGAATTATGTCTTACCCCTCTAACTACGTCCTCAAGTag